The following nucleotide sequence is from Pseudarthrobacter psychrotolerans.
TGTAGACGGCATGCGCGTCCACCTTCTTGTTGGCGCACTTGTACACGGCCAGCGATTCCCCGCAGCCATGGAACATCACGCCGGGGGCGTGGTTGCCGTAGGCGCCGGTATTCGTGACCACGTCCAGCTCCAGCGCGGTGAGGAGCCCGTCCTTGCTGGCGCCCGCCTTGAGTTTGATGGTGAAGGGGTGCCTTGTGGTGGTGGCGGTGAACTGCTCCGTGCGCGTGAATTCCAACTGCACAGGCCGGCGCAGCGTGAGCGCCGCGAGGGCAACGAGGTCCTCGGTGAGCACTTCCTGCTTGCCGCCGAAGCCGCCGCCCACACGGCCGGCCACCACACGGATGCGGTCCTCAGGCAGGTCGAACACCCGGCCCAGCGTGCGCCGGACAAGGAACGGGACCTGGCTGGAGGTCCGGACCACGAGCCGATCGTCGTCGTCGAGCCAGGCAATGGCGGAATGGGTTTCCAGGGCGACGTGCTGCACGCGCTGGGTCCTGTACGTGTGCTCATGGATGAAATCGGCAGCGGCGAAACCGCCTGCCACGCTGCCCAGTTCCGAGTGCAGCTCGGCCACCACGTTCTGCCGCGGGCGCGAGATCCGTGCCTTTTCGGGATCCTTGTCCCCGTGCAGGGCCGGGGCGCCGGGGAGCATGGCGTCCTGCGGGCTGAAGACGGTGTCCAGCAGTTCGTAGTCCACGTCGAGGGCGCGGGCCCCGGCCTCGGCGGCACCCACCGATTCGGCCACGACGGCGGCCACCCGCTGGCCGATGAACCGCACCACGTCATCGAGGACGCGGGTGTCGTCGGGATCGTCCGTGTAGAGCTCGTGCTGGGCGGTGGAGAAGTGCTGCGCCGGTGCGTCCTCGTGGGTGAAGACCGCGACGACGCCGGGCACCCGGAGTGCGGCCGTCCTGTCGATGGAAACAATCCGCGCATGGGCGTGGGGTGAGCGCAGCAGCTTCAGGTGCAGCAGGCCCTGGAGCTCTTCGGCCGGGACGTCGAGGGTGTAGCGGGCGGTGCCGGTAACGACGGCGGCGCCCGCCGGGGCGGGCACGTTGTCGCCGAGCTGCCCGGCCCGGGATGTTGTGGTTCCGGCCGCCGAAGCTGGACCGGCCGCGCCCGCCGCCGCGCCGCCGTCGTGATTGTGCTTGTCGCGGGTCCCGCAGACGGCGTCCGCGATGGAACGGTAGCCGGTGCAGCGGCACAGATTGCCCTTGAGGCTGCGGGGCAGGTTGGCCTTCTGGTCGTCGTCGAAGGTGGCTGCCGTCATCATCATGCCGGCGGTGCAGAAGCCGCATTGGAAGCCCTGTTCGGCCAGGAACTGCTCCTGCACCGGGTGCAGCGCACCGCCCTGGCCGAGGCCTTCGATGGTGGTGACTGCCTTGCCCTCGGCGCGGACGGCGGGGTAGATGCAGCTGTGCACGGGGGTGCCGTCCACGTGGACGGTGCAGGCACCGCAGTCGCCGCCGTCGCAGCCTTTCTTGACGCCGAAGCTGCCCTGTTCGCGCAGGAAGGTGCGCAGGCACTGGCCGGGCCGGGGGGTGGCCGGGGTGGCGGTGCCGTTGATTTCGATTGCCATGCTCAGGCCTCCTTCTGCTGTGGTTTCGGGGGTGATGCGGGTTGCGCGCTCGGCTGCGGCGACGTGGCGTGCGGGTGTCAGTGAGGTCCGGTCCAGAAATCGCCCGACACGGTGAGCCGTTCTTCCAGCAGTTCCGCACGGATCTCCTCGGCGAGCCGGAGGGT
It contains:
- a CDS encoding molybdopterin cofactor-binding domain-containing protein codes for the protein MAIEINGTATPATPRPGQCLRTFLREQGSFGVKKGCDGGDCGACTVHVDGTPVHSCIYPAVRAEGKAVTTIEGLGQGGALHPVQEQFLAEQGFQCGFCTAGMMMTAATFDDDQKANLPRSLKGNLCRCTGYRSIADAVCGTRDKHNHDGGAAAGAAGPASAAGTTTSRAGQLGDNVPAPAGAAVVTGTARYTLDVPAEELQGLLHLKLLRSPHAHARIVSIDRTAALRVPGVVAVFTHEDAPAQHFSTAQHELYTDDPDDTRVLDDVVRFIGQRVAAVVAESVGAAEAGARALDVDYELLDTVFSPQDAMLPGAPALHGDKDPEKARISRPRQNVVAELHSELGSVAGGFAAADFIHEHTYRTQRVQHVALETHSAIAWLDDDDRLVVRTSSQVPFLVRRTLGRVFDLPEDRIRVVAGRVGGGFGGKQEVLTEDLVALAALTLRRPVQLEFTRTEQFTATTTRHPFTIKLKAGASKDGLLTALELDVVTNTGAYGNHAPGVMFHGCGESLAVYKCANKKVDAHAVYTNTVPAGAFRGYGLSQTIFAIESAIDELAVGIGMDPLEFRRRNMVREGDDMLSTNPEPEEDVHYGSYGLDQCISLVRDALDRGKQRYRDAGLDDLGPDWVTGEGSALSMIDTVPPRGHFAHTRVSLLPDGTYAADVGTAEFGNGTTTVHAQLAATALATTAGKVAVRQSDTDLVEHDTGAFGSAGTVVAGKATLLAATGLASRIITVAAALTGAPESECVLDDGGVDCAGRRVPLADIHNAARHQGVQLAVEGNWDGTPRSVAFNVHGFRVAVNTGTGELRILQSVQAADAGVVVNPRQCRGQIEGGIAQALGAALYEEVRVDDAGRVTTDILRQYHIPSFADVPRSEVYFASTNDQVGPLGAKSMSESPFNPVAPALANAIRNATGVRFGELPIGRDKIYLGLKESGLVPSS